Proteins encoded in a region of the Dreissena polymorpha isolate Duluth1 chromosome 6, UMN_Dpol_1.0, whole genome shotgun sequence genome:
- the LOC127834062 gene encoding uncharacterized protein LOC127834062 — protein sequence MFVYAIRSSFIVAIAAASCVRNHCHFGGTCISLQNDSSEFVCNCTTGWDGRLCTTPFRYIGCFQDTPARIMNVRLPDSNSNSLLECAARCHGYAYSGTQVGTACYCGDCLNSTSMPDVECNMACPGDSSKNCGGQWRMSVYSKRAR from the exons ATGTTTGTTTACGCTATACGTTCTTCCTTCATCGTCGCAATCGCGGCTGCCAGTTGTGTGCGAAATCATTGCCATTTCGGAGGCACCTGCATTTCGTTACAGAACGACAGTTCGGAATTCGTATGCAACTGTACAACCGGATGGGACGGACGCCTTTGCACGACCC CTTTCCGGTACATCGGATGTTTTCAGGATACTCCGGCCCGTATCATGAATGTCAGGCTACCCGATTCGAATTCAAACTCGCTGCTGGAGTGTGCCGCTCGTTGCCATGGCTACGCTTATAGCGGCACGCAG GTCGGCACAGCCTGCTATTGTGGAGACTGTCTGAACTCCACGAGCATGCCGGATGTCGAATGTAACATGGCGTGTCCTGGGGACAGCAGCAAGAATTGCGGTGGACAATGGAGGATGAGCGTCTACAGCAAGAGGG CTCGGTAA